The DNA window CTAGCAATACTGTCCCATAACAAAGTGAGTGTTAACAGGGCATCAGACTGCATTAGAAGGGGATCCAAAAGCATGTGATGCTCTAGTGTATTTTTAGCTATTCCACCTGTCCTGTTAATCTCAGTCTGGCTCTACAGAGGTGTGGAAAAAAGCAAGTATGATGGTAGTTCACTGACGTCACATTGTTTTGGAAATATACTGGGCACTGAATAAATGGTGGCGCCTTTCCCTGACCTCGTTATCATTGGACTAGAAGAATGGTTCTTTGCACTCAGAACCCCAACAGTCATAATTCCCAGTCAGAGCACTGGGGAAATGGCACATTTAGAGAGGTGATGTCATGTTATCAGACTAATATCTATTGATATAATGACTGGAGACTTTGACAATTGCAGCTAATTATAATCCGTGTTGGGCACACTCGGATAACCAGGTCACTATGTTCTGGTTTGCTTAGTTTCTGCTTTTGTCTATTACAGGTAGCCAGTAATGGAGGTTGGAAGAAAATGTGATGTTAATGTGATGTTATTGATTTCTGGCAAGTGGCAGTGTTCTGTGGGTTTTCATTCTTCTAGAATTTTCACATTCCATGTAAATATATGccgtttttatttcatattagcTTACTTAGTATTGCAGTACATGTATTACACTGTATTTGAGTGACTGCTCAAGGGAGAATTACcctggcacaactgtacaatatAGGGGACAAAACATTTATACACGTACTCTTAAAGGAGATTGCAGAGTGAAATCATTCTTTAAAGTCGTGAAGCAGTGTAGAGTAGTGGTAAGGTCTCTGGTCTCAAGtccagtcccaggtgggggacactgctgctgtaccctggAGCAACCTAGGACCTAGATTGACCAAGCGCTTAAGAAGTCTGCTGGTAGAAATCTAGGGATAGGGGGTCACTGACTGAAAATAATCCAGATAGACACTGAGACTTGAAGACAATGATCTGGTTTCTGCCTACTCTCAAATTGAAGATCACGTTGAGCTGAAATCTTACCCCTAGATTGGAATGTTGAAAGTATCTAAACAGTCATATCTGTCATGCTTTCTACTGCACATCAAACCCTATGTTGGGCTACACAGTTCTAGACTACATGTATGTGGGATTCTTGTATTTACTGAAAGGCCTATTGCACAATAACCATCAGCCTCTGTCTATTCTACCCACAGTGCAACTCTAACACATTAGCTGCTTATTTGCAGCCTCTGTAAAATGCCTCTGTTATGTCCTGAAGGAAGTGTAGGTGTCAGAAGGCTGCCAGCTATTCTGTTGATTACTTCACATAAAAAAAAcgatttgttcttgttttttttccccctctagCTGGGGGTAGGGGGTTGCATTTATCATTAAAAAGATCCTGACCAAAAAAAGTGAAGGAGCTCCTACAATTCCTCCACATTTTGAGGAAATGCTTATAAACATGCAAAAAAAAGTACAGTGAAAATCTGAGAAAAGCGATAGCATCATACCATCCGCTTGTCATGTTGCTTAACAAGCCAaagcaacacattttttttcctttcattgttCACATCCTGAGTTGTTTTCAAACATATCCCCTTCAAGATGTCAGCTTACAGATGTACAGGGGGATTGTCCTCTCAGGCGCTTCTATAACATCACAGTTAGCAGAAAGATTTCTCTACCGGCTGTGATGACAGTCAGTCACTCAGACAGACAGTCGACTGACCGACCAGTCTTATAGAAACTTCCACTCGCATATTTTTCAGTACCTGATCTTTAGTTTAACTTGGCACTTCATACAGAAATTTCACAAAAGGAATGCAATAATTGTCAGTTTATGAACACAGACCAGGTGCATATTATACCAGGTGTATTTTCAGtgctttaaaatacatctataaATTAAACGTTTTACATCTGAATTAGCCTTACTTGCTGAAGCATTAATTCTttcataaattaataataagaataacaacCAACCTTTGGGTCCAAAAAGTGCAGAGTAGCATGGATTATTACAGTAGGGTTTTCCTTCATGCTAGAAGAAATTTGAAAAAGCAATGAGCATCTTCTCaacattatacattataaagTATTCACAACCTTAATTTGAAACAATGATATTCAACGATtcattgttttataaatattgttACATAAAAAATACTTGTACTGTATAATATATACTTGTTATATTGTTGGTTGGACACTGATTCATTGCTGTATGTCTGGGATTCTGAAGGCCTACCTCTGCATGTGATCCTGCTGCCAAGGTCTTACCACACTTCTCACATTTCAGGCAGGGTCTGTGCCAGTCTTTTCCAAGGGAAGTCACTCTCTCAGCTGAAAAGACATAACAAGAATTAAGATTAATATTTAATAGACTTTGCCTTGCAAACGtccagagaaaaaagaaaaatgttaattGTATGTAATAGGACACACTTAGTGGACTATTAAATAGCATAATGTTGCAATGAATATCatgacaatatatttaaaactgaaattgaTAAGCTGTTGGAAAGttttaacattaattaattcacaGCATCACTCTTGTGACTTATTGGTGGGATCCTTTGCTATCACCctctttgttaatttatttacttttgtactTCAGTTAATAGCCTGGAATGTAGTGGTGTGGTACTGAAAAGAAGGCTTTTGCCATTATGACATAATTTAATAACATGGGAAGTTgtaatcaaataataaaaaaattgttgttttatagATGTATACATATCTATGTAATAATCTTGTCCTGTTAAGATTTGCAAagctttcaaaatgtattgataAGGAAGAGGGTGGaggctttcatttcatgtttttgGCGATCAGCAAGACATGACAATTTCTCATGCGTCTGCACTTATAAAGTGGAATAGAAAGTgatctaaatgtattttattccttTTAAAATAGGGAGGCACGATGGTGCACTATTTAGCGCTGCTGGGATCCCGGTTTGATTCTTGCCTTGGGTATGTGCCTGTGCCTCCCTGTGGCTGTGTTGGTTTTCTCTGGTGTGTAGGTTTGAGTTTGTGCGTGTGCTTCCCATCTAGGGTTTACCCTGCCTAGCGCCCCCTGTGCCCCGGCTCCAACTGAATGTGACCATGTACTGAATGAAGTGTTTCTTGAAAATGCTTAGAAGCAATCACTCTTTGTTTAATATCAACATCTCCATCCACTGTAAATCCACCAGTAAGTCTCTTAATTGCTTCTATCAGCCATTGCTCTCCACATTAGCCACACTTGTTGGTCAGTACACTGGAGAGGGAAACCCAGACCCTGGTGGTTATAGCACCATATTCAAACCAACAGAGCCACCTAGCCCCCTATCACTACATAAGCATATAACCctcaaatgttttgatttcctCAGTTGAGTACAGTTGTGACCTGGTTGTCAGAATCAGTAAATTGATATATATTAGTCTGAACCTGTTCTGTTAAAAACTAAGTGTACAGGGTCAGGAGCTGACTGTTTTGTGCTGAGTGTTGCAGGGCTTTGAATACCATTGACCTTATGTTGGTTGGCTGCTCATGTGTACTGGTTACAGTTTAACCACACGTTTATGGAAGAATATAGGGTGGAGTAGGCTTTTCAGAGGAGACTGATTGATTTGGAATGATTTCCAAACACCCAGATGGTTCCAACTCAATCTACTAacataggcagcactgtggagtagtggttagggctctggactcataactcgaaggtgggttcaaatcccagtggggcagtgctgttgtacccttgagcaaggtacttcacttagattgctccagctgtataaatgggtacaaatgtaagttgccctggataagagcgtctgctaaatgacaagtaATGTAATATACTAACATATTTGACAAGGCGAGGACAATTGATTCATGGTGCAAAAGTTTCATCAACTTTGAAAAATCTCTTCTGTGCTACCAAACAGTTACAgaatttgttgttttaaaagtaTCGATTATGCTGTAATTTGGTCAGTCTGGAGCTCATCTGTGTAATTTCATGGCTGTGGCCAATTGCTTCCATACTGAACATATTCAAATACTGCCATTAAACACAGATGTTTCCATGTTCTAtctaatttgtatatttgttgGGAAAATTGAATGTGAAAGGGTATCTTCTTTCCTTAGTGGCATTCCCCATTCTCTTAACAATGGTCCTATTGTGGTTGTTATTGAGACATGAGTGGATgacagacactgagacacagcaaaGAAATGCATCTGTTATCCAAATCAGACcagaaccttatcaaaagtgaCATTACCCAAATCAAATGGAAAACCATTTAACCCCCCTTAGGCTTCACAAATCCACAGAGCGACTAATGCTATAAACAGAAGTGTGAAGCATAATTCAGAAATATTTTGAGCTTCAAGATTTTCAGGATGAGGTAATATAATCCACTACTGATACTACAAAATGCAATTCTTTGACTGTGTTTTAAAGTTTAACATGCACTGCTGCAGCCTATTCAGTGATGGGCTTATGTACTCAATGATAAGGAATTCACAAGACTTCCTTCTTTTCTAAATTCAATCTGCTTTATTCAATGTTGATTAAGAAAGCAGATGCTCAGTTTGCATAAAGATCGTTAAAAAAGATCTGGCGAAACTGCAATATTATCAGACATAATAACAGCACTGAGACTACTTAACTAAAGAACTGGTACACGTTTGTTTATTACATATAACTGGCTAGCTGACTTAgcaaatgttatttgttttcattatttgcattgtttttctgTACAAATATAAACATTACATCCATGATCAGTAAGATATATAGCAGCAATTGTACTCAATATCCTAAATTAATATTGCTTTacaatgaaatgtattaaaatatatatatatatatatatatatatatatatatatatatatatatatatatatatatatatatatatatcttttaaaaAGTTCTCTAAggcttatgtttttatttttattttaaattgatggTGTAATGGGAAATTTCAGAAATATTTACAGCGCATTGCCAAGTAAAGGCTAGAAATCTTGTGGTAAGAATTGTGGTACTTTTCTTTCATTGCTTACACTGTGTGCTATTGTTCACATATTACCAGGGTCTGACATCTATTCTCTAAGGGCCTCTGACTTTAGACTGTAGATAGCTCCCTATAGCAGAAGTTGATGCAGTAGCAGAATTATTTCCAGATGCATATTTGCTGTAATATAGTTTGTATGGGGGTGTGGATTGTTATGGGAGGGGAAgggcaaattaaaattaaatgaaaggtaAGGctggataaaaaataaataattaaaaaataaacaacaacttaCTTTAAGTAGTATTTCTGAGCATCTAAAACtataaaagaataaaaatgcataattataTCCCGTAAGACACCACACTGTCTGTCTTATGTGATATAATGTAAGAGAGAAGACATACCTTAAAAACAGAgtgcaatgtgatatatttgtaatagaataaatatgtatacatctattgtgtatgtatatatagttgCATCATGTTATTCAAAAACTGAAAAGGAAAGGATCAAGACATTCATTATAACaggatttaattgtatttatatttatatagaagTTTGACATTTGGTCATATGAATAAACTGTATAGCATCATCTACCTAAATAACTATTATAGTATTGTAGTTCATCTTTCTACTCCATCTGTGAATATTCTGTAGAGTAGAATTGTAGATTGAATGTACCTAGATAAAGCATCATAGGaatgttgaaaataaaatgtaagtgtGTTTGGGGCAAAGCTCAATAAACTGTGACTTCAAAACGCCACatatacaaaaaagaaagaaagcaagcaagcaagcaaaaaCGACGAGATTAAAATAGTGCCTTGAGTTGATCAAGATGTACACAGTGCACCAGTAGTGGAAGTATGCACCTGTGTATATTATAAAACTTTAAAACCCACCTCATTGGCTACAATGCCATGCAAATATTAATCTTTTCAACATTGCTGCTAAATACATGTTACATATGGGTGTGGTTATCTCATCTCTAACGATTTAAACTTCCTGAAGATATCTGACTTCAACTGTACCGTTCGAAGGAGGGACTTTTTCAGCCCGCAtgatacatgtttatttataaaacttGCGATATATCATCAAACCATGAATTATTTACAACAAGAAGACAGCATTAAGACGTTTAAACTCATGATGGATTGATCTTACGACTGTCCTGGCGTGCAACAACTTGCTGTAAggttaattatttaaatcacTCAACCCTCTCGGTAAATGTGTCGAAATCCCCGGAGAATTCTATCGAACATCGAATTACTGCAGAGATTATTTTGAATAAACTTgtcaatattatattatatataaccaATAAACAAGTATAATTAAAATTACCTAAACAAATGCAACTAATAAACAAATCTTTaaagatatttaaataatatttaagtCAATACATTTCAGTAATCTTAACATTATACATTGCTGTGATGAAACAAGGGTCATATATTGACTTTATCCATATTTGGCTTTATGGCAGAACTCTTGTGAAACTATTTCAACATacagaaaaaaacttttttacGTTTTAATGTACGTCACTTGCAGTATGTGTAtgataaaatgcattttgacCATGTATGTAAGAAAGATGCTCCAACTGTATGTTAGTTGCTATGGATCCCCTTGCATTTTTAAGTTTTACAAACAATTTGTCTTTAGACTACATCTCCAAATCTCCACGTCCACTACGCTGCGCAAAACCTGCATCCATATTATGTACGATAGTGATAGTCAGCATTTTCTGTCACTGTAACGAGCTCTGCTGGAATGCATTTCTCCTTCCTAGCAAATAATACCAATTCATCCAAAGGATATTACGGTGCACTGGTATGTGCTAACTGGTTGCATTGTGCAGGTTTATGTATAACTGAAAACATGTAAAAgtttagatttttgtttgtttcaaagaGCAGTTTTTCACAAGATAAACCTGTATATTTTACAATCAACATTTTGCAATGAATAAAATGcaatgaaattaataaaatcttaCCAAAATACACTTCTTTCGTGCACTTAGGACACTTAGGCATGTTTGCAAGTATTTTCGCTGCCTTCAACTCAGTAGAATATCCTGTGAGAAGTTATCAAGGTGCCACCCTGCTTTACTGCGGCCCACCTGCTTATTTCAACCCCTCCTCACTGCACTGTGCGCCTCGTCCTCCCGTCCCCTTGTATTTATATGTAGAAAAAGTTTGCACACGGAAGGAGATACGGGGGAGAGGCTTTTTTGTCTCTGTGCACACGACCCTGCATAAAggaatttataaaaaaaattcaAACTGTGAGAGCAAGTTCATTGCCATCATAAAACGAGGCAGGCGGAAGGGGAGCGGCTGAGATGCAGCAGCTGCAGACGTGCACAGCGCGGCTCAAACCACAAGCGCTTGCCTGGCGTTGTATCCTCCGCATCTTCAACTCCCAGCTTTTGCCAATTTAAACGTTACATTTCACTGTGTCGTGATACTTTAATGCAGGTATCAACGTATTTTATTTAACGAGCGAAAATATATTTAGCAACATTTGAACTAGTAAATTTCTTCACAATGATTTATTCGTGTATAGTCACAACTGTTTGTGGAGAGTTTATTCCCAGCAGGATATGATAATAATACTGCAGATGTTATCAATGTAGTATTCCGTGCTGAGAAGTAGAAAAtgcataatctttttttttttttcatgtttgattttatttgaagtaacttcattgtgTCGTTATGCAGCCAGCAATATGTCTTGACAGGACTGTTCGACAGGGGTGATTGGTTGCAAAACATAAATGAATGTTGAAGCTGTGTCAAAGCTGGGTACCTTTCTGTAGTATCTAATAAGACACCAGTAATGTGtctggttattattattttaccctTTTAAACTTAAACTGCATACAAACGTTGGGGGATCATATGCAGTGATATTTTAATgtgattgttaaaaataaaatataaaaataaaggtCTTTTGGTAACCCTCTCCAATAAAGCAGAATTATAAAAATCCCAAATAAATGGAACAAGGCAACTATCATCATCCTTCTCAGGAAGGGAGAAAAAGAAGATCTGAAGAACTATTATTCCCATTAGTTTACTTCCCATTGTATACAAAAGTATTAATGCATCACCTTCAAGACTTTGAACTTTGCCCAGCCAATAGAACAAGAAGTGTTCAGAAATGAATATAACACTTTGGATCATATTCAAGTTGTCTGAGAAGTATTAGAATGCAGGCTAGACAATCCTAGCCTTGTGGCATGGCGCATTATCCAGCTGAAATAATCAATTTACAGATGGATATACTGCTGCCATGAAGAGACAATGCTAGCCTTGAGGTCTGgaacattatcctgctggattaACCAATTTGCAGATGGATACACTTCTGCCATGAAGAGATGCACGTGATCCACAATAATGTTCAGATTTCCTGTGGCATGTAGAGAATATGAGGTTCCACTGTAACAATCAGACTATATGGCAAGatcaagatctgcaaaggagTATGTCAGGGAGACACAATATACAGTGCTCAAATATGGATCCGAAACctaaatgcaaaaattataCACATTCTGTAAACATCACAAAGAATCATGGAGATTTATGCTTGGAATAGCAACAAGTATGCATTGTCATTGATGGAGTGAAAACAGTTAAAATCGAAATGGGCCAGTCACTTTTCCAGACCAatttactaatggacaccaaacaggcacgatgggtcgaatgtcctcctctcatttgtaaactttcttatgttattatgttCTTAAGATGGACAAAATAAGCTATTGAATGAATCCCAAgagatgcaaaagacctaaaagTCCAAATAAAACATGGGAAGAGTAAATCATAAGCTCTGCTGACAAAAGAGACGCTGTACACCGAAACAACTGGAAATATCTTGGCGGAGGCCTTCATGAttatgttgatgatgatgaaatatctatatatttgtttacGAAAAAAGTTGCTTAAATCTTTTGTCTTGCCCATTTTCCATCTGaattgctcacacacacacaatctctagGTACCTGCTGTCACAGTTTTATCCCTCACTTCCCTAGTTTGCCATCTGGGGCACCATCATTGCCTGAATTCTAAACTCTGTCAATGGACATTCCACAACACCCAGTGCACTCACacatcaccctctgctcccattccaCCAGCACGCCCCAGCAGTGATTACCACCTCTCTCTGCTTCACAAAAACACCCCCTGGTCAAATCATTTCTGTGCTAAGTCTTGTTGGAATTCTAAGTGTTCTCTACAACCCTTGTGATTTCTTGCCTTTGACCTCGACTTCTGGATTTTGTACTATTCGCCTGATCTCTGAACCCCTGCTTGCCTTTTGGATTCTCCTTGACTTCACTGTTTGCCAGCATTGACCCCAGCCTGTTTCTGAATATCTGTCTCTCCATACCTGGTTCCTCTCCACTGCAGTGCTATGTTACACCTGCCTACCTGCTTCCGCAGTCTAATTCATGGAATGGGGACGTCTACCTACTAAAGTGACCACTTGGTGTATGTGGCTGTTGGGAATGGTTAATATATGTTGCTATTGGAGAATCTCTTAAGAACATTGTCTGGAATACGAAAGACTTGCTTACGGTGCCTTCCGTATTTATTCATCTGGGGATCAGTTCAGGACTGTGTTCAAAGAACTAAACAGTTTCTAGTTTTTCACTTTTGGCGAGACACCCTAATCTCAGGTACTAGTATTTCTGGCTGTAGTTTGATGCCTATGTAACCcttaaaaaaaaggttaataCAGAATTTAATTGTGCTCTGCAAGTGTTGGCAGAACATTCATTGGGGCACATTTATTTGGGTTGTTGTTCTGATTATAGACACtggtgatttatttctgtggttTAAATCCACCTTTGTACATTCATTAAGGCTTGACTAGATACACATGATGCTCTGCTAATTGCTACTGAGGTGACTATTTACATGAACTGCTTGGTGCATTCAAGAGACCACAGTGGTGTGCTTTGTCCTTCTGGGTACTGGCTGTAGACAAGTAGAGGATGACTGGGTTGTGCTATTTGGTGACCGAGATATTAGATATTAGATATTCGACTTTAACAGTGATACAAGATGCTCATATTGGGAAATCAGACTGCTGCGGCTGTCCCTGTTTTCATGATTGTTTTCGGAAATTGATTtcatcaataataaataattgatttggTGATAGTTTGTCGGGGTAGCTGTCGACTTCTTTTGGATTGAGGTTTGTCATGGACTATTTAGTGCCTCTTGCCTGTCTTAGGGGTTTTATTCCATGGGTCTCATTTGTTTACATAACCTCATTTTGAAACCCAGCAGCCCTGTCAAAATGGCGCTGCACATAAGGAGAAAAAGTTAACcgaaacacatacaaaattgGAACATATCTTTCAGATGCCTAGTagtatgtaattgtaatatatacagCTAACAGAATTGAGATACAAAAAAATGGGGTGCAATTCCCCTTTAAC is part of the Amia ocellicauda isolate fAmiCal2 chromosome 21, fAmiCal2.hap1, whole genome shotgun sequence genome and encodes:
- the crip1 gene encoding cysteine-rich protein 1, translating into MPKCPKCTKEVYFAERVTSLGKDWHRPCLKCEKCGKTLAAGSHAEHEGKPYCNNPCYSALFGPKGFGRGGTESHTFK